TCAAAGTCGGAAGAAGGAGCCCATCCCAGTTCACTGTTGATTTTTGAGATATCTACCGAGTATCGAAAATCATGCCCGGGACGATCGGTCACAAAAGTAATCAGGTTTTTATAATCCCCATCGGGGCCTTCGCCAACTTCGTTATTCAAAATATCACATATCAGCCGAACCAGATCTATATTTTTCCACTCATTTTTCCCGCCGATATTATAGGGTTCACCCGCCTTTCCCTCTTCAAAGATTTTCATCAATGCTTTACAGTGGTCTCTCACAAAAAGCCAGTCCCGAACATTTTCTCCGGAGCCGTAAACCGGAATTTCTTCCTTCTCCAGTGCCTTTCTTATCACGGTTGGAATCAATTTCTCATCGTGCTGATGCGGACCAAAATTATTTGAACAGTTTGTAATCACCGTGTTCATTCCATAGGTGTGAAAGTAGGATCGCACAATCATATCGCTGCCCGCTTTAGATGCAGAGTAAGGAGAATTTGGCGCGTACGGAGTAGTCTCCGTAAAGGATCCTTCATCGCCAAGCGTACCATACACTTCATCCGTAGATACATGTAGAAATCGCTTGGGACCTGAAACCGTTGATGCCTCACTATTCCAGAATTGCCTGCACTCTTCCAGAATATTGAATGTTCCTACAACATTAGACAGGATAAACGGCTCAGGGCCTTGAATGGAGTTATCCACGTGAGATTCTGCCGCAAGATGAATCACACCGTCCGGTTTCCATGTTTTAACGGTCTCCATTACCGCTATCCGGTCAACAAGATCAAGTTTTTTGAAATGGTAACGACCCGATTGTTTCAGGGGAGTTAGATAGTTAATATCTGATGCATATGTGAGTTTGTCGAGATTCAAAATCTCAACATCGGGATAGTTTTCATGCAGATAGAGTATCAGGTTTGAGCCGATAAATCCTGCACCGCCGGTTACAATTAATTTCATTTCTCTTGGTTTATTTTCGAAAATTCACACTTGCCTATTTAAAACAGATCATGTTCATCCATTTCACTTAATAACGGGAGATTTTTGTCTTTCTCTGAGAGAATAGGTGCTTCAACCTTCCAATCAATATTCAAGTCGGGATCATCCCACTTCACACCCCGTTCCAGTTTCTTGTTATAGTAATCGTTGCACTTATAGTATACGGTAGCTTCATCCGAGAGTACCGAAAAACCGTGTGCAAAACCGGTAGGGATAAACATCATATGCCGGTTCTCACTACTCAATATCGTTGCATAGTGTTGTTTAAAGGTTTGTGAATTTTGCCTCATATCAACTGCAACATCCAGTATTTTACCTTTCGGAACCATCACCAGCTTCCCCTGTGAGGCAGGAGGCAATTGATAGTGCAACCCTCTCACCGTCCCTTTTTTGGATACAGAAATATTATCCTGGACAAACTCAAACTCCAGCCCGTGATCTTTAAACAACTCCACCCGGAATGTTTCCAGGAACTCTCCCCTTTCATCCTTAAATCTGTCGGGTTTGATTAGCCAGACGTGCTGCAGCGATGTCTCTTCAAATTTCATAATGGATGATTTAGTTTCTTTAAAAGAACTGATAATCCTGCTTTCCAAGCAAGCACATTTAATCCCTCTTTTTCAAGTTTTTGATTGGACAGAAGCGAAAAAGCAGGGCGATTTGCTTTCGTAGGAAATTCTGATGAAGGAATCCGATTCACTTTCACTTTTAAATCCGATTGATTGAATATTTCCTCCGCAAAATCGGCCCAGGAAATCTTTCCCTTTGAACTAATGTGATAGATTCCGGATTTACCATCTTTCAACAACTGAAATGTTTTTTCAACCACATCAAACGTAAAAGACGGGCTTCCTTTTTGATCATCTACAACAGAAAGTTCATTCCGTGTTTCCGCGAGACGAAGCATGGTTTTTACAAAATTGTTACCAAATGGTCCACATAGCCACGAAACCCGGATGAGCAGGCAGTCAAGTGGGCTCTTTTCAATAATAATTTCACCTGCTCGTTTAGATCTGCCGTAAGCGTTGACGGGTCGCTTTTCAGCATCTTCAGGATAACCTTCGGGAAACTTACTCCCATCTTCAAAGTTACCGGGAAACACATAGTCCGTGCTGAAGTGAACCAATTTACAGTTGTATTCCATACAGGCACTGACCAGATGCTCAACTCCAGTTTCATTTACAGAATATGCCAGCTCTGTCTGATCTTCAGCTTCGTCCACGTTAGTGTAGGCAGCACAGTTAATCACAACATCAGGCCGACACTCTTTGAGCCGATTTCTGACCTCTTCCCTGTTTGTGATGTCCAGCTTTGAGGAGCCAAAAGCATCAAAAGGCAACCCTTTCAATTCTAAAAAGCGAACCCACTCTTTTCCCAATTGTCCATTTGCACCTGTGATGAGAAACTTCATTTCAAAAGGTTTTAGCGGCAAGCTCATTAGCTCTCTTGTAGGAATCCGGAGTGCCGGCATCGGTCCACCACCCTTTCAGTACCGAATATTTCATGCGCCCCTGTCGGATATAGTGATTGTTTACATCTGTAATTTCCAGTTCACCGCGATTGGATGGCTCGAGGGTTTCAATAATATCAAACACATCCGGCGGATAGATATAAATACCCGTTACAGCAAATTTGGATTTCGGATGGGCCGGTTTCTCTTCAATCCCTTTGATCTGATCCCCGTCAATTTCAGCAACTCCAAAGCGTTCAGGAGCATCAACCTCTTTGATCAGAATTTGAGCTCCGTGGCTATCGAATTTTTTCATGGCATCCTTTAAATCTGCCTCAAAAATATTATCACCCAGAATTACAGTCATAGAATTATCCCCAACAAAATTCCTTGCCAAACCAAGCGCCTGGGCAATCCCCCCTGCTTCGTCCTGAACCTTATATGTAAACCGGCATCCAAAATTCTTACCTGAACCCAACAAATTCACCACATCTCCCATGTTCTCGGTTCCCGTGACAATTAAAATTTCCTCAATTCCCGAATTCGTCAGTTTTTCAATCGGGTAGTAGATCATCGGCTTATTACCAACTGGCAATAAGTGCTTATTGGTTACTTTGGTCAGGGGATAAAGCCGCGATCCGGTTCCCCCCGCTAATATGATTCCCTTCATAGATTTTTATTCCGTTTGAGTAGCTTTGAGCCTACAGTAATCCATTAAAATTAATTATATCTTTAACGATCAAATAAAATCATTCTAATTCTGTTGAACAGGCCGTACTGTGTATCTTTAAATATACCCATTTGCACTTGGGCTTCACTCTTTTAAAAGGTATGAGAAACTCTCAGTCCATAAAAATTTTAATCTCTCTCTTCTCAATTCTGCTCATCGGAGGGCTTTTTAATCAAGCCAGCGCGCAGGACAGAGCCGTACAGGATACAATTAGCAGCTCCAGAAACTGGCAGCCAATGCCAGCTGAATTAAAAATCAGTACTGCTTCTAAGCAGATGAACCTGCAGGTCCCTACTACTCAATCTCTCACAACTCCGGTAAACGGTTTTGCAGACGAGTTTGCTCCGGCAAATTGGACCTTTGATCCTGATGGCGGTGACGGGAGTGTCGATACAGGTGATGCGCCGAATTCAATAAGCTTAATTAGTTCAGACGATCAGTCGGGTACAGAGAATAATTCTACTTACTGTATCACAATTCCGGGTGGAAATGAGGGGGTTTTGGAGTTTGACTGGAACTATGAATCCGATGACGTTGACGGACCTCAATATGACCCGTTTGGTTACATCGTTAATGGAAATACAACTCAATTAACCGACGATAACGGTGCAGATATTCAGTCGGGCAATGTGAGTTTTTCCATAAATGCCGGAGATCAATTCTGTTTCCTGGCGCGATCTACAGATCAACAGTTTGGAAGAGCCGAAACCCAGGTCACCAATTTTAGTTTCACACCACCCGCGCCCACTGAAGAAAACATATTTACCACCTCTGGCACATGGACCGCACCCGAAGATGTATTTGAGATCACCGTTGAAGTGTGGGGAGGCGGAGGTGGTGGTAGCATTGAAGCTGCAGGTAATTCCTCGAAAGGTGGTGGAGGCGGAGGTGCATATTCAACGCAAACAATCAGTGTAATTCCGGGAAACACTTATAACTTTACGGTAGGTCTTGGCGGAACTCCCGGAAATGCAGGAGGTGACTCATTTTTTGGTGATGGAAATGAGGTTCTTGCCAGTGGAGGAAGCAGCGGGAATCAATCTGATGGCGGTGCAGGCGGTACCGCAACTTCAAGCATTGGTAGTGTATCTTTTTCCGGAGGTACCGGTGGAAATGGACAGACCACTGGCAATCCACCACCTACAAGAGCAGGCGGCGGCGGCGGTGGGTCTGCGTTTACTAACTCTAATGGTGGTAATGGTGTAAATGGCGCGCAAGAGAATGGTGGAGATGGCGGTATAGGAACTGGTAATGGTGGTGAAGGAAGCGTAGGAGATCAAGAAGCTCAACCCGGCCAAGTCCCCGGCGGCGGCGGTGGGGGCGGTGGACGAAATGGAAACAGCGCCAGCGGAGCCGATGGCCAAATTATCATCACATTTGAGCTTCCTGCACAACCCGACCCAACTCAAACCACAATTACAGCTGATCCCGACATCTTAGTAGCTGACGGTAGTTCAACTTCTAATATCACCGTTCAAGCCGTTGACGAAGATGGAGTTAATATCACGGATGGAGGGGCAACCGTTACTCTGTCTGCAACAGATGGAACCTTAAGTCCGGTAACCGACAACGCCGATGGGACTTACAGTTCTACATTTACATCATCAAATACCCCGGGCGTAGTCACAATTTCCGGAACTATTGACGGAGATACGATAACCGACACCGCTGAGATCGAACTAACTCCGGCCTCTGGAACTGTTTACTATAGCATTCAGAGCGGTGATTTCGACAATCCGAACGCCTGGTCTTTCACCGGCCATGATGGCGACCCCGCAGGATTTGCACCCGGTTCCAGCGACATCATCTTTATTGGTGGCAGCAATAGCACAGATCACAATATTTCACTCGTTCAAGATTTCACGCTCAACGAGCCCGGCGAGCTGAATGTGGTTAACACAGGCGACGGAGCCGGTATTTTATCGACTGAAAATTTTGTGATTTCGGGTACGGGCGAATTTACTCTCGAAAATGGTTCAACTTTAGAAATTGGTTCAGCGGACGGTATTTCAACTACTGCTTCAGCCGGAAATATTCAAACCAACACCCGTACTTTTGGCGAAGAGGCAAACTATGTGTACAACGGCCAATCAGAGCAAATCACAGGGGATGCCCTCCCAACAGATGTGAACAATCTTACCATTGATAATAGCAACAACGTACTTGCCAATCAGTCATACCGGGTAAATGGTACGCTTAACCTGCTCGACGGTGCATTCGTAATTGGAGACGGACTTTCCTTAATCGCTAACAATAAAAATGTCACTTCCGGGGAGCTCACTTATCAACTGGAAATATACGGACAGCCCGGGTACCGAATGCTATCCTCACCTATTGCTGCAGACTTTGATAATTTTTTAAACGGTGTTCTTACTCAAGGGTATACCGGTGCTTCACTCTCCGGCGATTTACAACCCAACGTACTTTGGTATGAAGAATCATTTGAAGGCACGGATAACCAGAGATGGCGGGCTCCGACGAGTGCTTCAAATCAAATAGTGCCGGGCCGAGGCTATTTTGTCTACATGTTTGGTGATGTGGAAAGCGACAATCGATACAACGATCCGCTACCCTACCTTCTGGATGTAAATGGATTGGAAAATGAAGGCACCGGTGGTCAGATTGACCTGAACGTTACCTATACCGCAGAAGCAGATACCGGATGGAATATGGTTGGAAATCCATATGGAGCGGCTATCGACTGGGATCACCCCTCATGGACAAAAACCAATATAGATCCTACAATTTATGTCTGGGATCCCAATACGAATCAGTATTTAACCTGGAACGGCAGTGTTGGGGATATCGACGATGGTATTCTGGCACCTTTCCAAAGTTTTTGGATAAAAGCAGATGAAAATCCTGAGCTTATTGTAAGTGAAGATGCAAAAACGTTTGGCGGTTCATTTTCAGGAAAAGCTACTCAGCAGGAGAATGCACCTCTCATTAGTATCAACGCCAGATATTCCAGGAGATATCAGTCCACGGCACATTTTTCTTTCAGCGAA
This portion of the Rhodohalobacter barkolensis genome encodes:
- the rfbB gene encoding dTDP-glucose 4,6-dehydratase, giving the protein MKLIVTGGAGFIGSNLILYLHENYPDVEILNLDKLTYASDINYLTPLKQSGRYHFKKLDLVDRIAVMETVKTWKPDGVIHLAAESHVDNSIQGPEPFILSNVVGTFNILEECRQFWNSEASTVSGPKRFLHVSTDEVYGTLGDEGSFTETTPYAPNSPYSASKAGSDMIVRSYFHTYGMNTVITNCSNNFGPHQHDEKLIPTVIRKALEKEEIPVYGSGENVRDWLFVRDHCKALMKIFEEGKAGEPYNIGGKNEWKNIDLVRLICDILNNEVGEGPDGDYKNLITFVTDRPGHDFRYSVDISKINSELGWAPSSDFEEELAETVRWYIRRYSEK
- the rfbC gene encoding dTDP-4-dehydrorhamnose 3,5-epimerase yields the protein MKFEETSLQHVWLIKPDRFKDERGEFLETFRVELFKDHGLEFEFVQDNISVSKKGTVRGLHYQLPPASQGKLVMVPKGKILDVAVDMRQNSQTFKQHYATILSSENRHMMFIPTGFAHGFSVLSDEATVYYKCNDYYNKKLERGVKWDDPDLNIDWKVEAPILSEKDKNLPLLSEMDEHDLF
- the rfbD gene encoding dTDP-4-dehydrorhamnose reductase; the encoded protein is MKFLITGANGQLGKEWVRFLELKGLPFDAFGSSKLDITNREEVRNRLKECRPDVVINCAAYTNVDEAEDQTELAYSVNETGVEHLVSACMEYNCKLVHFSTDYVFPGNFEDGSKFPEGYPEDAEKRPVNAYGRSKRAGEIIIEKSPLDCLLIRVSWLCGPFGNNFVKTMLRLAETRNELSVVDDQKGSPSFTFDVVEKTFQLLKDGKSGIYHISSKGKISWADFAEEIFNQSDLKVKVNRIPSSEFPTKANRPAFSLLSNQKLEKEGLNVLAWKAGLSVLLKKLNHPL
- a CDS encoding sugar phosphate nucleotidyltransferase, with protein sequence MKGIILAGGTGSRLYPLTKVTNKHLLPVGNKPMIYYPIEKLTNSGIEEILIVTGTENMGDVVNLLGSGKNFGCRFTYKVQDEAGGIAQALGLARNFVGDNSMTVILGDNIFEADLKDAMKKFDSHGAQILIKEVDAPERFGVAEIDGDQIKGIEEKPAHPKSKFAVTGIYIYPPDVFDIIETLEPSNRGELEITDVNNHYIRQGRMKYSVLKGWWTDAGTPDSYKRANELAAKTF
- a CDS encoding invasin domain 3-containing protein, producing the protein MRNSQSIKILISLFSILLIGGLFNQASAQDRAVQDTISSSRNWQPMPAELKISTASKQMNLQVPTTQSLTTPVNGFADEFAPANWTFDPDGGDGSVDTGDAPNSISLISSDDQSGTENNSTYCITIPGGNEGVLEFDWNYESDDVDGPQYDPFGYIVNGNTTQLTDDNGADIQSGNVSFSINAGDQFCFLARSTDQQFGRAETQVTNFSFTPPAPTEENIFTTSGTWTAPEDVFEITVEVWGGGGGGSIEAAGNSSKGGGGGGAYSTQTISVIPGNTYNFTVGLGGTPGNAGGDSFFGDGNEVLASGGSSGNQSDGGAGGTATSSIGSVSFSGGTGGNGQTTGNPPPTRAGGGGGGSAFTNSNGGNGVNGAQENGGDGGIGTGNGGEGSVGDQEAQPGQVPGGGGGGGGRNGNSASGADGQIIITFELPAQPDPTQTTITADPDILVADGSSTSNITVQAVDEDGVNITDGGATVTLSATDGTLSPVTDNADGTYSSTFTSSNTPGVVTISGTIDGDTITDTAEIELTPASGTVYYSIQSGDFDNPNAWSFTGHDGDPAGFAPGSSDIIFIGGSNSTDHNISLVQDFTLNEPGELNVVNTGDGAGILSTENFVISGTGEFTLENGSTLEIGSADGISTTASAGNIQTNTRTFGEEANYVYNGQSEQITGDALPTDVNNLTIDNSNNVLANQSYRVNGTLNLLDGAFVIGDGLSLIANNKNVTSGELTYQLEIYGQPGYRMLSSPIAADFDNFLNGVLTQGYTGASLSGDLQPNVLWYEESFEGTDNQRWRAPTSASNQIVPGRGYFVYMFGDVESDNRYNDPLPYLLDVNGLENEGTGGQIDLNVTYTAEADTGWNMVGNPYGAAIDWDHPSWTKTNIDPTIYVWDPNTNQYLTWNGSVGDIDDGILAPFQSFWIKADENPELIVSEDAKTFGGSFSGKATQQENAPLISINARYSRRYQSTAHFSFSESASYGLDESDAYKLLPPPGVSDYLEVYSLTNRNDRLATNHLPRRFGSSITIPFSVNAYKDGFPISDDIELNFSNFENIPEAWEVELVNLQTGQTYNVRESKKVRVDMSHLAEHSDGTRHKTGYEVITRDKDSHIQFELNINPGSDAADLPNSFELKQNYPNPFNPSTRIRFDLPIQSEVKFEIYDMLGRKVATIIDETLSAGSYERVWDASNLSSGVYITRLVTSNGVFTNKMTLIK